AAGGAAGAGAGTATGTTCGTCGTCTATATTCTGCCATATCTTTGAGAATTGTGTATGGAAACTTTTTCTCTTCTGCAAACAGAGCCACTCGAGCTTCATACCCTTCTTTCGATGCAGGATTTTTTATACTTTTAAACCTATGAAAAGCTAGGGAAAGTGCCGGGGCCGAGGATTTCCAAATCTCCTCTGAAGAAATAAAGGGGGCATCAAATCGTCGGTAAGGCTTATAGCTCATCTCCCGAGCAAAAGCTGGAAAGCCTTCCTTGGAATAGGTTGAAATAAAAAGAATTTCTCCCAATCTTGATGTTAGGATCTCTCGAGTAACAAAATTATCATTAAGAAAATTCCACCCTAAAGATTTACCGGAGAAAGGAGTCGATTCTTTAGAAAGATAGTTAGCGATGACTTGCAATGTCCTATAAGAAATTTTTTGACCTTCTGCAGTGACAAAAGCTGTTCCTCGTCTAATATCAGCCGAGTTACCTTTAGAATTTTCTCTACCAAGATAGCTCAGAGAAACCCCGAAACCGGAAACAAGCATAGCAGTAACCATCAGTACCACAACAAATTTCCGATTTTTGTAGAAAAAAGATAACACTAGCTCCCTCCATGATAACACCCTTAGGAAAGTCGAGTGTAATCTATGAGCAATAATTAAGAAAAGTAATGCTGCTAAAAACAATGAAAAACATTCTATGCGGGCATGAAATTCACCTGCAAAGATCCCAAGATATAGTAAGTAGGATCAAAATACCACTCTACAGCTTGCTCACAGGATATCTTTCGACTTAAAGACTTATCTTTCTGAAAGATCTTATTAGCTTTTCTAGCAAATTCTTTAGAGCGAATAACTATGACGCTTTCATAGTCTATGTTATGGCTTTTCTTACAAAAGTTGTAGCTGCCTATAATAAAAATTTCATCGTCTACCAACATGCTCTTCTTATGCAATTGAGTTTGATACATATCAAACTCGTAAACAGATACAGGAAACGGCGTTGCCTGCATACACTGCTTTTTCCCCCACAAAGGAAAATCTCTTCCATACATTAGCGGAATATATCTTATACGGTTCCCCCACGCGTAATTTGATGTAAGCTGCGGACTATTCTCATGAGATCCGTTGGAAATAATTTCCAAATTAACTCCACGTAGCACAGCATCGATAACAGAGTTAAAAATGGTGGATACGGGAATGAAGTACATCTGACTAAATTTTATAGAAGTTTTAGCTTCATTAATTAAATTTTTATACTCCAAAGTTATCGGGTTGTTGTCGCCATCATGAGGCCCGCTAAAGATTACCTTAACATTCTCTACTTCTACTTCAACTAGGTCTGGAGAAAATTCAAATTCTTTGACAAATACTTCTTCCAAGAGCTCCTGAGGCGCTATACTGAGATTCTTTAAAACCTCTGGATCAGAAGAAAATTCTTCCGGATCAAAGAATTTTTGCATCAAATGATCCATATTCCTCTTCCACATAACGAAGGATTTATGAAACTCTTCTCGCAACTTACTTCCCAAGAGGGTACTGCGTCCCACGACATCTTGATCTCTAAAAGCTAAAGGTCTAGCCATACCCCCTATCTGTAGTCGAGGGGAATTTACTACTTCAGGAACTTTATCTCCTTCAGTACACATAAAGTCCTCAAAATTTGTCCCTCCGATAAAGAAGTACTTACTATCAATGATAGATAATTTGACATGCATTTCTATAACATTTGGATTCAGAATAGTTGGGGAAGGCATCCACCCGGTAAAAACATACTGAAAACGATCCCCAAACTTAACAGAAATAGCTTCTATGCGTTCCTTTTCCTCTTTGAAAAGAAAAATGGGCTGAAGTATTAAGAAAGCTTTGAAGGCTGGTTCTGCGATGAAGCGTTCCTCTAGAACTTGGAGAATTTTCAATAAAATCTCCCCTCCAGCTAAACAAAGCCCCAATTCTGCACTGTGTTTGGCTTCCTCTAGAGCTTTGAGAAGAATCTTAAACGTTTCCAGTCCATTATCACAGGGAAGAAACCCTACGGTATCAGCCTCACCCAATTCTTGGCTTTGCTCTCTATCTACAAACACTATCTGCCCAGAGGAAGAACTCTGAGGGAGAAGTAGAGAAAAAGTGAATATAAAGAAAAGAGCGCAGAAAAAAATTTTTTTCAAAGAAATATTCTGTGACCAACCCATACCCGTCTATCCCCAGCTAAAAGCTACTCCAATGGCAGTACTCATAAACGAAAGACTCCTGTAAAGTTCTCCGAGCATCTTCTAACAAAGAACTTTGCTCATTATTATCGCCCAGTAGATAAAAAGAATTTTTCTGCGTTTTATCCAAGATATTATCCAAGACCTCTTCCTTGAGAAAGGGTTGGTAAAAACTTTTGCCTCTACCAGACAAGAACACACTCCCTTGGTGCAAAAATCCCTTTGTAGTAGTCCTTTGGGCTGCCCCCCCAATCTTTCGACCTTGAAAAAGCACATCGTAACGAGAAATTTTTGCCATACAAAAATTAATATTGTTTTTTTCTTCCTCTTTATCTTCGACAAAAAGCTCTCCGGAGATACCAAAAGCTCTTTCGAGACTTCGAACAACTAATGTATTTACAGTTTGATAGTTATCTAAAACTCTTTGTGAAAAGAGCGGATGAGAGAACGATACCAACAAAGAAAAGGCAAAATCCCCGTTATGGAAAACCACTCCCCCTCCGGTAGGGCGTTTAGCGTGATCGAGGCAAGAAAGAGCTTCAGTAGTAAAAACATCTTGAGGATTAACGAAGTATCCATAGGTCACGGGACACTCATGCTTCCACTGATAAAAATGCAAGAGGGAACTCGAAGGCTCCAAACAGTGCAGTAAATGAGCATCTATAGCCATATTTTTCCTTGCAGAATTCATTCCAGAGTCAAAAATTTTTCTTTTCATGAAATATGCCGGCAGCCTTCATAAAGTTGACAAACAAAAAAAGTATAGCTTATGTAACCACATCTTCATCATTATGTAAAACATTGTTAAAAACATCCTTAGAAGACATTCTCACAGAAGATTTTAATAAGAACTTTTCAAAAGAATTATTTTTAAGACTAGACTTGCAATAAAAGACCAAAAACAACCAATCTTTAATAAAGATAAAAGAAAAACACATAAACAACAAACGAAACAAAAATAAAAAATAGAATTGTTTTATAGATTTTTTATTTTAAAAGTCTGGTTGCATCATTATGATGAATGTCGTATATGCTTGTTGAAATTGGATCCTAGGTTTAGGTTATTATGTTTGAAAAGTTCACGAATAGAGCAAAACAAGTTATCAAATTAGCAAAAAAAGAAGCGCAAAGGCTGAACCATAACTACCTTGGCACCGAACACATCCTTTTAGGCCTCTTAAAACTTGGACAGGGGGTTGCTGTAAACGTTTTACGTAATATGGGGCTAGATTTTGAATCTGCTCGTCAAGAAGTCGAGAAATTAATTGGTTATGGACCAGAAATACAGGTATATGGAGATCCAGCCCTTACTGGTAGAGTAAAAAAATCCTTCGAATCTGCTAATGAAGAAGCCGCTGTCCTAGAGCACAACTATGTAGGCACAGAGCACCTACTCTTAGGCATCCTAAATCAAACGGACGGTGTAGCCCTCCAGGTTCTAGAAAGCTTGCACATCGATCCTAGAGAAATTCGAAAAGAAATTTTGAAAGAGTTAGAGACTTTCAACCTACAACTCCCCCCC
This is a stretch of genomic DNA from Chlamydiifrater phoenicopteri. It encodes these proteins:
- a CDS encoding phospholipase D-like domain-containing protein, which codes for MGWSQNISLKKIFFCALFFIFTFSLLLPQSSSSGQIVFVDREQSQELGEADTVGFLPCDNGLETFKILLKALEEAKHSAELGLCLAGGEILLKILQVLEERFIAEPAFKAFLILQPIFLFKEEKERIEAISVKFGDRFQYVFTGWMPSPTILNPNVIEMHVKLSIIDSKYFFIGGTNFEDFMCTEGDKVPEVVNSPRLQIGGMARPLAFRDQDVVGRSTLLGSKLREEFHKSFVMWKRNMDHLMQKFFDPEEFSSDPEVLKNLSIAPQELLEEVFVKEFEFSPDLVEVEVENVKVIFSGPHDGDNNPITLEYKNLINEAKTSIKFSQMYFIPVSTIFNSVIDAVLRGVNLEIISNGSHENSPQLTSNYAWGNRIRYIPLMYGRDFPLWGKKQCMQATPFPVSVYEFDMYQTQLHKKSMLVDDEIFIIGSYNFCKKSHNIDYESVIVIRSKEFARKANKIFQKDKSLSRKISCEQAVEWYFDPTYYILGSLQVNFMPA
- a CDS encoding lipoyl protein ligase domain-containing protein, whose product is MKRKIFDSGMNSARKNMAIDAHLLHCLEPSSSLLHFYQWKHECPVTYGYFVNPQDVFTTEALSCLDHAKRPTGGGVVFHNGDFAFSLLVSFSHPLFSQRVLDNYQTVNTLVVRSLERAFGISGELFVEDKEEEKNNINFCMAKISRYDVLFQGRKIGGAAQRTTTKGFLHQGSVFLSGRGKSFYQPFLKEEVLDNILDKTQKNSFYLLGDNNEQSSLLEDARRTLQESFVYEYCHWSSF